Sequence from the Phragmites australis chromosome 6, lpPhrAust1.1, whole genome shotgun sequence genome:
tatgctttcatgTCTGCTTctgatgagtgtttgttggtgtcatccctataaattttctttattattcaacccttacatgcatgacatacatatagctataacttatcaaaattaaatagcACATTCAACCTCGGGATCAACCTCATGACACTCCGCGATGCTGTTCTCTAAATAGCGATAAAGTGTATCAAAATTACAATGAATAAAATGCATGAGATATGATCCAAACGACATGAAATTTGGTAGAGATGCagtgcatgaggttatgaatacagtagaggaagaatcacctgaattggagttcatttgcccacttaattaaccaaattacatgcttTCTATTtctaaatccaaaattaaatgagaaagttcaaacaaactcacatgagggaAATAATCGACATggcaaaatatatttttactgtgttagagaagacctaaaaattattttcacattttatgatttttattaatttatgtagaaattaatcaagtttaaaaggtttaatcaagattaacaaaaaaatagtgctaaacaagcatttcatgtttgaaatatatttttcttgtacaaaacatgcaaaataagattaacaaagtttgattgaccaattttatacatttcaagatttaattatggattaacaagttacaacatatgtaataaaatagaggtattTAAGTGAATatttcatacatgcatgtatttttatcataaagatcatgacaaaacaaaagtagcaaacgtttttcatatttttctgagctctaGATATTATTCTATAAACTATAGATTATTCAGTctatttatcaatacaactaatatttcTTTCAGAATTTTATGGATATTCCAATCACTGTTGACTGACTTTGACCGCTCGTCGACAGTGAACGGTGGTGGAGTTTGGCCGGGGAGGGGTACAAAATGCTCAACGCACTGTGAAAAACTCGTTTAAGGGGTCGACGGTGGCATGTACAATGGCAAGCACGACCAGCGGTGACCATGGCGGGCAACAGAGCCAGGCCAACGGTGGTGGCACGCCACGGAGGGAAAGAGTGGACGGGAAGGGGACAGCAAGGTTCCCTAGACctcgatgaagatcaccatgtatTCGGCTCGTGTAGAGACAACTCACGACCTGGAGTTTGTCGGGGATGTGGGCGAGGTCACAGTGGCGGTCGGTCGACTTATGCAGAGCACTGAGCGATGACGGGGTACGATCGAACTAGCATGCGCAAAAAATTGCATGTGACACTGTGAAGCTCACCAAGCAATGGAATTGGATGGAGATGACTTAGAATCGGTGGTGCGTCGATGAGGACGAGGAAGGTCGCCAGGGCCAAAAGGACAGTATTATGCTCAGGTTTAAGGGAGGAAGAGCCACTCTTTTATACTGTATATGTCACTGCCGGCATAACACCAGTCGGCAGTAATATTctagtatcactgccgatcgGAGGATTTAGCCTACAGTGATGATGGAGTTGTACATCAGTATCGACTCAAATCATCTAACGGTAGTGATGACTCTTATCTTTGTCGGTTAATAAGCTACGATGACATATTCTTCTCGCGCGacttatgaatcggcagtgatatcaTATTATTATAGACTTATTAATAATCAGTAGTAATGGGtcgatatataaatatttatgtaaGTAGTGAATGTAGCAAAGACTTCGTAGCCGAGTCTATTGCATCCGTACGAGCTGCTATGTTTCGACAGCCATATAAATATATGACGCAGCCTAGCCCAGACGTGATAACGCTTCCTAGGTTAGCTTCTTTCACTTAACGAACGATGTAACAACTCGGCTAAGCTAGGATATGCAAGCTTCAGCTATTGGGTTTCTCCGCGTCGCGCCGCCTCCAAGAACGAAGGTTCTCATCTCCTGTCTGCATGCTTCAAGGACCACACTGCTTGTACTCAGCTGGTAGTCGATCTCCCCTGATCAGGTTTAGTTCAGTTGCTAATCGATCACTGCACCCAGATTTCGTCCAACCTGCTAATTAACCTTGTTCGTTTCCTGCCAAGCAAAACAAGGCCTAGTTGTGTACTAGCGTCCTCCAGCAGTCCCGTCCAAACCCAACTCATGCTACCGTACGATGACTCGTGTGATCACGAGATTGTGACGGTAGCCGAGAAGCGGACGTGCCAGTGGTGCACCAGAGAGAGTCGAGGATCGAGACGGAACCAGTGGTGCCAccccttttcttcctttttcgcCCGGATCGTCGTTAAACATGGCCGACAAAGTCCTAAGATCACCATTTACCGCGGCCGTGAGAGCGATTACAACGACGGGTCGATGTCAACGTTTTCCCACCGGGCGTTGCTGGAGACAATGCGCCACTACCCACAGCGTCATCACGCCATCTCGCTGCCCGGATTGTACTACCGCCACACAATTATCTCCACCATTAAATTTTTAAACGAGATAATCTCCCTCGTCAGTGACGATCCGGGCGAAAAAGGAAGAGGGTGGTGTCACGCGCAATCTCTCTGCTTTCGGTTTCCGTCTCGACCTTCGACTTTCTCTCTCTGGTGCACCACTGGCACGTCCGTTTCTCGGCTACTGTCAGAATCTCGTGATCACGCTGGTCATCATATGGTAGCATGAGTTGGGTTTGGACGGGACTACTGGAGGACGCTAGTACACAACTTGGCCTTGTTTTGCTTGGCAGGAAACGAACAAGGTTAATTAGCAGGTTGGACGAAATCTGGGTGCAGTGATCAATTAGCAACTGAACTAAACCTGATTAGGGGAGATCGAGTACCAGCTGAGTACAAGCAGTGTGGTCCTTGAAGCATGCAGACAGGAGATGAGAACCTTCATTCTTGGAGGCGGCGCGACGCGGAGAAACCCAATAGCTGAAGCTTGCATATCCTATCTTAGCCGAGTTGTTACAACATTCGTACGTGAAAGAAGCTAACCTAGGGAGCGTTATCACCTCTGGGCGAGGCCGCGTCATATATTTATATGGCTGTCGAAACGCAGCAGCTGTACAGATGCAATCGACTCGGCTACGAAGTTGTTACATGCGACATCAGCAGCAGATAGGATTGGGTCTATTCAAGGACTCAATCTTCTGGAAGATGAAACCGAATATAACTAATCTATCTCCTAAACCCGGTAGCCAAATATATTCTAAACATAAAGATTATTTATATCTCTAACAGTAGGGCCCGTGATAAGATTAACGTACTACATGCAAGACACACGTCCACCCCTTCGTCAGTCTTGCATCATGTGTCTCCGTTTTCTTCCGGAACAATGTGTCCCCTTTTTCTGACTAGTCACTTGACTAGAGGCTAAAAAGCACAGTTCTCCAACACCATTCGTCCCAAGATAAGGTTCTTACCAAGTCCATGATGGAGGTGAAGAAATGCTCGATCAATCCTGCTTCACCTTCCACTCAACTGAAAAGAGCGCTACGTGTACGAACGAAATCTCACGACAACGATAGTGCGTTCATACGCATGCAACGGCGCATTCCTGTATCCTGTTGAACCAAGAAACGCACACGGCTTGCGCTGGTGCGTAGCAAGTCTGACAACTACGGGCGCCCCGCTTTACAAATGATGCCAGCTACGCTACGTTTCGGCTGTGAAGGGCCCTGCAAATGTGGGCAGAATGGCAGCTGTGCACTCAACGCTTCGACAGGGATAGCGCCTGCGAACACGCTGAGCTGCTGCTCCCAGGACGGCGCTGTCTTGCGCTCGCCTCGCCTAGTTTCACACCGGCCGGACGCGGCAGCCCAATGTGCTACTCGGCCACGGCTTCGCTCGATATGATTGCGCGCGCGGGCGCCAGGCGGAACAGTTGTATTATGGGCCAGGACGCGCGGTCTACCTTGACGGGGACGTGCCCGTGCATGATGCACCTCCCCGTTTTCAGCTGGAAGACGTCGTCTTGTGCTTTTCGGCCGTCGTGGCGTCGTTTGGCTGCGCCGTACGTGCATGAGCTGTTGCGAGTTTTTGTTTTAGAGCCGTTGCGAGTTGTTAACGTCAGTAGATTTTTTGTTTTCGTGCGGCTGAACCGGAGACGAACACGAGTTACGAAGTGGTTACGGGCAGATTTTTTGTTACGGGAGATGGTGAGAAATTCgactatttttctataaaaaatccGCCACCGTGATACTGCATCTCCGCCACTATTTTTCTACAAGAATTTAGAATCTCCTATAACAAATGTGGCTAGTGACCTAGCGTTCGTCCAAAAAAAtacaaaggaaaagaaagcaCACTAAGGTACGGAGATCTTATTTAGAGATTACCCTCTAAGTCTGATCCTCGCGGACACCACACCGGTTCAACACGTGGAAGGAGAACACCTATGGGGGACCAACACGTGTCTATTGTAATGTGAGGGGGATCCAAAGACCGAGCCACGACGCTTTATCTTCTCGCTGTTATCTGCTACTACTATTTTCCCTGCATGGTGATTGGTGAGTCGCCGTGGTCAATGCTCCCACCGCCTATGCGCCTACTCCCAGTGCCGGCCGAATCGAGTCCCGACGTCGCTTCCTGCGTGGCCATCTCCCAGCGACGCCGCCTCAACAAGCACAGCTCCGTGCTCCACTGCCTCCTGATCCCCCTTTCTCCTGCTGCCGCCGCATCAGCACCCTGAATCCAAGAGCCTCCACCCCTGCCCCCTCCCTCGACGCCATGGCCTCCTGTAGCTTCACACCGCCATTCGCCTCCGCCCCGCGAATTAAAAGCCCGCCTCCCAAATCAAAAGTTTTTTCCTTTAAAACTAAAAGTTATTTTCCCTGATCAGAAGTTTCTACTTTTTAATCCAAAGTTTCGTTTGTGAGTCGAAAGTTTTTGCTTTTCAATCGGAAGTTTCTACAACGGGGTTGGATTGGGAGTTGAATGGGATGAGAACAAAGGAGAAGACGAGGGAAGAGGAACTTCCACGTGGCAGCTAGTGGAGGGGATCCGTGCTGTCGATCCCTGGAGGTTAATCTCCAAATTGAGGCCGCATGTAACCTCCGTTTTCGTATCATCAACTTTTTATTATAGTAATtttgattttatgttttttataaaaaaatataaatatttaaaagtgtataatactaataaagtatatttcaTAATAAATCTAATGTTATGAAAGTTTTAGATATCTTTAATTTATCATAGAAAAAACGTAAAGTTAAAATTTCTATAGAAAAACTGatgataaataaattaaaatagatATAGTCAGAAAAATGTCATTGGGCCCAATTGGATAGTCGGGTTTACCGTATCGGCCCATTAAGGTTAGTACTTGGGAGTTGGGTCCATATTGGCTCTGAACAGGCATAAAGGGTGAAGAAGTGTTTAATTTTATTTCTGCTTTTGTGATGATCTCAAATGCTATAAGATCCTGATACAGTGCTGTAAACAGTTTGTCCGTTTCGCTATGCAAATTCAGGGCTCGATCCCTTGAACTCTGAAAAAAACAGATTAGATGACCAGCAGCAGATATCTTTAAAAGCATCCACTGATGAGTGATGAATTGTGCAATATGCTTTGACAATTCACTATCTACAGAAGTGGCGTGTTAGGATAAACACCATCGAGAGGATAGCCGGACAGCGTCGGCTGCTAGGGGAGGGATTAAACTATAGATTTGGGAGACTTAGAATATTGaggagacttagattaattcttctttgcttgattacaatggaTCTTGtgccctcctttatataggagcCAGTCCTAACAATCTAAACTAACATATGATGGATCTAAATAAAGCATGTTGACAGTTGCTATGAAAAATAAACCACGAAAAGCTGTTTTACTGTTTTAGGATGCTGCATTAACAGTACAGTACCTACTGAGTTGCCCATGTATTCATCAATATGAGAGAAATTAGCGAATAAATTCATCCTTCTTTTTGGAATACTatatgaaatcaaactacatTATCGCTTATTACGTATTCGTTCGGCGGCGTTTTCACAACTCTATACTTTAAATTTGTGTTTGATATTACTGTAttcaatatttatgttttcgttgtAACGCACGAATACTTACCTAATATAATAAATGGAGGACCTAAACGAACATTCGTGCTTCACCTAAAAAAGAACCATTTGTGCTAATTGCAAAGTAATATGTGCTCATTGCTCAAGCAGTCAAGTCGTGCTAGGAGGCAAATCATAATGATCAATTAAATACTTATTGAGGAGGGACATCTTTCTGAAGAGATATGAACTTATCATTTCGTTATGTATAAATCAAACATACGTGTAATGAAAAAACACACAGATTTCACTCAATATTTTCGACTCTCTACTGTCTCATTTCGTTTACACTACAACAAAGCGTATGCAGCAGTTGCACAGCAATTTCCTCGACACGCCAAAACTCAAAATCGTCTCAAGTATTTCGCCCGAACAGTAATAATCCACCCGAGCTTTGCTATTCTGAGCTCGGCCGCCTGACCACCTCGCCGGGCCAACGCTTTCGTCTAGCGGCGGCCAACCTGCACGGCTGCAGCCCACATCTCGCTCGCCACAGCCCGCGCTACCGTCTCAAAAGCAAAAACCCCTCGCGTGCCCACTTAAAACCTTCATCAAACACCCGTTGcgcttctcgtcctcctcctccccacagCCCCACGCCCATCGCGCCGCGCGGCTCCCGAGAATGGCACGCCACGCCAAGACGGACTCCGACGTGACGAGCCTGGccccgtcgtcgccgccgcggtcgccgcgcaggcCGGCCTACTACGTGCTCAGCCCCGCTGCCTCCCAACCGGACGTCCTTCACGCCTCCGGCGGCGCGGTCGCCGCCGAGAAGATGTCGCTTGCCGGCTTCACCCCGGCCGAGTCGCCGCTCCACTATCACTTCCACCCCCACTCGAGGGCCGGCGTGCACCACTCCCGGGAGGCTTCCACGGACCGGCTCCTCTTCTCCGACCAGCTCCGCGTGGCTCGGGCACGGCAGCGGCGCGGGCAGTGTCGGGGACGACGAGGACGAGTCCCTGCACGGTGCTGCAGCGTCCCCGTGGAGGTGCTACGCGATCGGGGCGTTCGCGTTCGTCGCCATGTTCGCGTTCTTCTTGCTCGTGCTATGGGGCGCCAGCAAGTCCTACAAGCCTCACGTCGTCGTCAAGGTCCGTCCCTCTTCTTGCCACTATATCCTACTCTCGTAGACTCATGCTCCTGCTTCCTTTTTAAGCTCCCTATTCTTAGAGAAACAAAAACCTATCTGGTCGGCGAGTACAATACAGAGTATACATTCAAGTTTCTTGGCTTCGTTTTCGAAAAGATGGACTTTGGAATTAGACTGTTCTACTATCCAGTAGCTGTACCATCCCCAGTTCTTCAATCCAGGTCTGTACTATACCTGAACACATTTGAGAACTCGGTACTTCTACGAGTACCAGTACTCTGTTAGAAATAAACCACGACAAGTAGTGTCCATGGCGTGTGTGTCTGTGTGCCGCGTCGTGGTGGTGTCGTGTGTGTTGTGTTCATGTCCCGCGCCATGCAGGCGAGCTGCGGTGCGAGGCCGTGTTCGCGTAGCGTGCTGGCTCAGGGAGTTAGGTGCTAGTTTGGATAGAGTTCAGGCTGTTGGATGGAGTGGTGTGGGTGGCGCCGATTCAAACGGTGGAAGCCGCGTCGTCCGGGATGAGCAAGTGGCTCACGGTGATTGCTGCGCAAGTCCTGCGGATCATGGCGCGAAGGCCGGCATGGAGGCGAGCTCCGTGGCATGTCCTTGGCTATAAGTAGCCTAGTACTCCTCCATGTTTTGGTAGAAAAAGATACAGGCGAGTTCGTCGCCGGAAAATCTACtgtgcttcttctacctcgcgTTCGCGTGCGTGTGTGTGTTCCTGGGCAGAGCCAtcaattggtaccagagccggAGAAGATGTCGACTTCGTCGAAAAAGGGCTCAGGCTCCGGTGAGGACGACTCGCCGCGTCACGTCGTGGTGGAGCGCGTCGTTTCCAACATCGGCAGCACGGGAGAGATTCCGAAGCTGTCGAAGACGAACTACCACGAGTGGGCGCTCGAGATGCAAGTCAACCTGGAGGGCATGGAGCTTTGGGATGCCGTGGAGGCAGGCAACGCCGAGCGCGGCAAGGATCGAAGGGCGTTGGCCGTCATCCTGCGCGGGGTGCCGCCGGAGATGAAGTCCGGGCTCGCCGCGAAGAAGAGCGCGAAGGAGGCGTGGGCGGCGGTAAAGTCCTTGAGAATGGGCGATGCGCGCGTGCAGGAGGCCAAGGCGCAGTACCTCCTCAAGCAGTTCGAGCTCGCGGCGTTCAAGGACGGCGAGGCGATTGATGACTTCGCCGTGCGGATCGACTCCCTCGCCGCGGAGCTGCGCGGACTCggggagaagatggaggaggagcGCGTCGTCAAGAAGATGCTGCGTGTTGTACCGTCAAAGTACAACCAGATCGCGTGCACCATCGAGATGTTCGGCGACCTGAAGAAAATGTCGCTTGAGGAGCTCGTCGGGCGGCTGCGCGTGGCGGAGGAGCGATGCGGCAGCGTCGTCGAGTCGGCTGCGGACGGCGTCGGGCGCCTGCTGCTCACTGAGGAGCAGTGGGAGGATCGCCGGCGCCAGCGCGATGGCAAGCAGCGGGCGTGCGGTGGCGAAGGAGCACGTCGCGACAGCGACGAGAGGCGTGGTCGCCGGAACGATGACCACAGTgacaacgacgacgatgacgatcgCGGCAGCACGAGCTCGGGGAGTAGGCGTGGCGGGAGCCGCTACCGAGGGCGATGCTTCGAGTGCGGCGAGCGCGGCCACAGGGCCAAGGACTGCCgtgggaagaagaaggaaagggcCCTCCTCGCCGACGTCGACGACGAGCCGACGCTCCTGTAGGTTGGGCGTACGGGGGTGTCGTGGTTTAGGGGGTGATTGTTAGAAATAAACCACGACAAGTAGTGTCCATGGCGTGTGTGTCTGTGTGCCGCGTCGTGGTGGTGTCGTGTGTGTTGTGTTCATGTCCCGCGCCATGCAGGCGAGCTGCGGTGCGAGGCCGTGTTCGCGTAGCGTGCTGGCTCAGGGAGTTAGGTGCTAGTTTGGATAGAGTTCAGGCTGTTGGATGGAGTGGTGTGGGTGGCGCCGATTCAAACGGTGGAAGCCGCGTCGTCCGGGATGAGCAAGTGGCTCACGGTGATTGCTGCGCAAGTCCTGCGGATCATGGCGCGAAGGCCGGCATGGAGGCGAGCTCCGTGGCATGTCCTTGGCTATAAGTAGCCTAGTACTCCTCCATGTTTTGGTAGAAAAAGATACAGGCGAGTTCGTCGCCGGAAAATCTACtgtgcttcttctacctcgcgTTCGCGTGCGTGTGTGTGTTCCTGGGCAGAGCCATCATACTCCATAGTCCATTCCATTCAAAGAATAGAAACCGCCTCACTCCATAAATTGAGGACACGAGTTTGCTGTGCGAGCTTCCATCCATGGCCATAGAAAACTTCGAATTTGGAGTGCATTCGGCCAAGAAACAGCCGGCTGCAGCTGTACCCTCCTAAACCTCCGCAGAACAAGCAAACATTATCGCTGGGCTCTAGCACTACATGCACAGCTCGCGGCTGATTTGCGCGTCGCCCTACTCATGTCCGTTTGTGTTGGCTTTGCAGAGCGTAGTGTTCGAGTCGTACCACATCCAGGGCGGCACGGACCGGACGGGCGTCCCCACGAAGATGATGTCGGTGAACGCGACGGTCCGGCTGCGCTACCGAAACCGCGGCACCTTCTTCAGCCTGCACGTCACCGCCACGCagttcctcctcttcttcgaCGACCTCACCGTCGCCTCCGGAGACGTACGTGATATCTGCCCTGCCCTCTTTACTGCCATTGCTTCTGCTCCTTAATCATTGCATCGCGCCCGGATTGAAAGGCGATGTGGACGGGTCGGCTCGCTGCCCTGATTAAGTGATTAGGCATGAATCGCCCCCAGTGGTTGTTGTAATTACGGCAATAACAAGCCTTAAATTGGATGGCGCCGATGTGAGGAGCCAGAGCCCTGAGCCATGGTCGGAGTGCAGGTTTCGTGTGCCGGACAGCAGAACCAATCGAAAAGGGAAACTTAAATGTCTTCGCTATGAACAGAAGGAGAAATGGAGAAGATTGCAAACAGAGAGAGAAATAGGAATATTACAAACCGAAAGAGCTCGTCGTAGTCGATCACGATTGGACTCGTATGAGCAGAGAAGGCAACATGAGCCCATGTGATTGGAAGGTTTGTTTGGGCTGCTTTTATGTGGGGGCAAGCAAATCGCTCTTCGCAATCCTCACCGTAATCCCACAGGCCGTGGAATTTTAGCATTCCCATGAGCACTGGGGTAGTGGCCTGGTGCTAGTATATCCTAAATCCTATGACCTAGGTATTGGTGAAACTTGAAGGCAAACCTAACAGCACGGTCCCCTTTCTTGTCGCTGCTCTTTGGAAAAAAATGGCGACCAATCTTGTCATGTTCGATCGTGGAGTGGCGTCCATTGTCAATTGCTGGTTCCTCGAGTGACCAGACTACCAGAGCGgtagagcaccagaccatcaaACGATTTCTGACTCCGTGTACACACGCATTGGTCCACCCCGAGTCTCAGTTGACTTTTAGCATGATAGGCTAGCGTGAGCTGCAGCAGCCTGAATACATCATCACATACGAGATGGAAAAATTAAGGAAATACCACTCTAAAGAGTGGTGGTTCGAGAAACACCACTCTAAATATTGCAATTGGAGAAATATCATTGTATCTAGCGTGTTGTCTATAAAATGCTATGAtttctatattttaatatttttttctttctttctttttctagttttcaCCACTTGAATGGCCGTTTTTACCCTGAATCCAAAGTAAAAAAGTTTGTAGGCAAACAAGGACTTGTGGCCATGGGTCAAAATTCCCAGATCAACTTGATGAACTCTATCGGAGGTATAGCGTAGGCTCAATGCCGACGGTGCAGGCGACCATAGCTGCAACGGTAGAGTCCCTGTCAGCGACGTAAGCAGACGTAGCTGCGGTGGTCGGGTCCTCGTTAGTGTTGCATCCGTGGGTATATTGTGATGTGATACTCTATTTTATTTACATATGTGATGTACTTATTAATGGATGTGGAGCATCGGGTTACAAACAATTTAAAAACCCCTCTTTTGTTTACTTATTATGCCAAGctttatgcaaatatatatgGTGGATGGAGTGGCAAAATTATGATCCTATGTGTTTAATTATATGGTACACTCTGTATGATCATATATACTATATTGCATCCTGTTTAAACAGGTGTTGGGAGCAGCAAAATATATGGTTGTGTTGTGCTTGAGATGGATCTATGGGTAAAAAAATCCATTTAATAATTGTAAAAATGAGGGAAAACATTAAAAAGTATAGATATGGTATTTTATAGACAGCACACTGGAGTGGTGTTTTTCGAACCACCACTCTTTACAATGGTATTTCCTGAATTTTCCCGTACTAAATGCCTAGAGGGCACTTGTGATTTACAGATTAGAATGAACAAAATTCATCTGACAATTCCTTGCGAAATAAAATCATCCGTCAATTTTTTGGTGGACTGTCGCAATGTTTCCATATGGACTGATTCTGGCTACAATAAAGTAGCATTGTGGCTGCCAAAATTCATCTGCCAATTCCTTGCGAAATAAAATCATCCGTCAATTTTTTGGTGGACTGTTGCAATGTTTCCATATGGACTGATTCTGGCTACAATAAAGTAGCATTGTGGCTGCCAAACTTGTGCACATAATTAAGTAGTATCAATAATACACACGCTGAACTAATAACGCAGGACCCAGTGGTGTTCGTCGGGGGTGGGCATGGCATTCACGTGATTGAAGCAGAGGCCATAAACGAAACGAACAGATTTTTCTCCCCTTGTGACG
This genomic interval carries:
- the LOC133921587 gene encoding uncharacterized protein LOC133921587; its protein translation is MSLAISSLVLLHVLVEKDTGEFVAGKSTVLLLPRVRVRVCVPGQSHQLVPEPEKMSTSSKKGSGSGEDDSPRHVVVERVVSNIGSTGEIPKLSKTNYHEWALEMQVNLEGMELWDAVEAGNAERGKDRRALAVILRGVPPEMKSGLAAKKSAKEAWAAVKSLRMGDARVQEAKAQYLLKQFELAAFKDGEAIDDFAVRIDSLAAELRGLGEKMEEERVVKKMLRVVPSKYNQIACTIEMFGDLKKMSLEELVGRLRVAEERCGSVVESAADGVGRLLLTEEQWEDRRRQRDGKQRACGGEGARRDSDERRGRRNDDHSDNDDDDDRGSTSSGSRRGGSRYRGRCFECGERGHRAKDCRGKKKERALLADVDDEPTLL